The following are encoded in a window of Phaseolus vulgaris cultivar G19833 chromosome 3, P. vulgaris v2.0, whole genome shotgun sequence genomic DNA:
- the LOC137839411 gene encoding uncharacterized protein, which produces MSPGEPSGVPRSEGMPYYMGAFLVVALEWRAQAKSKAVEARALQSLRQEVAALKEEKENLCHSWACQEEVYKASLRDARESNAKACKRLTKLLKQVTSLQSKIVALEAAMRTSEAQQKLLADQCAAWGQSLEKTEGELAEKMEKLNLLQTEHDQFQTELNRLQMEKEALEKQLASGDSTIEELERAKKELIAEREARDSTIENLERAKGKLIDNMADIFAEGFKEALAQAACENPRVDTSNCNPLNHIVDGKVVPLDLGD; this is translated from the coding sequence ATGTCGCCGGGTGAACCTTCCGGGGTCCCACGGTCAGAGGGCATGCCTTACTACATGGGTGCCTTCTTGGTCGTGGCCCTTGAGTGGCGTGCCCAAGCTAAGTCCAAAGCTGTCGAGGCACGTGCGCTTCAATCCCTCCGACAGGAAGTGGCTGCCCTGAAGGAAGAGAAGGAGAACTTGTGCCACAGCTGGGCGTGCCAGGAAGAGGTCTACAAAGCCTCTTTGAGAGATGCCCGAGAGTCCAACGCTAAAGCCTGCAAACGGCTCACTAAGCTCCTTAAGCAGGTAACCTCTCTTCAGTCCAAGATCGTCGCCCTTGAAGCGGCGATGCGAACCTCCGAGGCACAACAGAAACTACTTGCTGATCAATGTGCTGCCTGGGGGCAATCGCTGGAGAAGACCGAGGGGGAGCTAGCTGAGAAGATGGAAAAGCTCAACCTTCTTCAAACCGAGCATGATCAGTTTCAGACTGAGCTGAACAGGCTTCAAATGGAGAAGGAAGCTCTTGAGAAGCAGCTAGCCTCTGGCGACTCCACGATTGAAGAGCTGGAGAGGGCCAAGAAGGAGCTCATTGCCGAGAGGGAAGCCCGAGACTCCACCATTGAAAATCTGGAGCGAGCTAAGGGAAAGCTCATTGACAACATGGCTGATATCTTTGCAGAGGGATTCAAGGAGGCCCTAGCCCAAGCCGCCTGCGAAAACCCAAGAGTTGACACCTCCAACTGCAACCCTCTCAACCATATTGTTGATGGGAAGGTCGTTCCCCTCGACCTTGGGGATTGA